GTCCGCCGGACCTACCTGGCGGGCCGTCCCGTCACCGACCAGACCACGGCGGGCCGGCTGCTCCGCCGCGAGGAGACCTCATGACCGAGTTCCGGCGCTACCCCGACCTCGCCTCGCGCGACCTCGCCGGCAGCGTGGTGAGCGCGAACGACGAGCTGTTCGCGCCGCGGCAGAGCCTGATCGTGCCGGGCCCCGCCGTGCACGCCGTCGACGCGTTCGGGCACAGCGGGAAGATCTACGACGGCTGGGAGACCCGGCGACGGCGGGAGCCGGGCCAGGACTGGGCGGTCGTCCGGCTGGGCGTGCCGGGCATCGTGCACGGCGTCGTCGTCGACACCGCGTTCTTCCGCGGCAACTACCCGCCCTTCGTCTCCGTCGAGGCCGTCTCGGTCGAGGGCTACCCGCCGCCCGCGGCGCTCGAGCAGCTCGCCTGGACGACGCTCGTCGAGCGCTCAGCCTGCGGCGGCGACCGCGAGAACCTCTACGCGGTGACGAGCGACCGTCGCTGGACGCACGTGCGGCTGACCATCGACCCCGACGGCGGGGTGGCCCGCTTCCGGGTGCACGGCGAGGCCGTGCTCGACCCGCGGGAGCTGCCCGGCACCGTCGACCTGCTGGCCCTCGAGAACGGCGGACGGCTGCTCGACACCTCCGACGCCTTCTACTCCTCGCCGGAGAACCTCATCCGCCCCGGTCGCGCCCGGATCATGGGCGAGGGCTGGGAGAACGCCCGGCGGCGCGGTCCCGGCAACGACTGGGCGCTGTTCCGGCTCGCCGCCC
The window above is part of the Friedmanniella luteola genome. Proteins encoded here:
- the alc gene encoding allantoicase; the encoded protein is MTEFRRYPDLASRDLAGSVVSANDELFAPRQSLIVPGPAVHAVDAFGHSGKIYDGWETRRRREPGQDWAVVRLGVPGIVHGVVVDTAFFRGNYPPFVSVEAVSVEGYPPPAALEQLAWTTLVERSACGGDRENLYAVTSDRRWTHVRLTIDPDGGVARFRVHGEAVLDPRELPGTVDLLALENGGRLLDTSDAFYSSPENLIRPGRARIMGEGWENARRRGPGNDWALFRLAARGEPTQLEVDTSYFVGNAPGQVRVSAADEETAPLTDPASWWDLLPRVPVLVDTRHRFAVHARRPATHLRIDVHPDGGLSRLRCWGELPRAERERLTGRFRDSLPEHHVVAVAPVRPG